The Brassica rapa cultivar Chiifu-401-42 chromosome A10, CAAS_Brap_v3.01, whole genome shotgun sequence genome segment GGTGTTGTAAATCAGAATGTTTTCAAGGCATGAACTACCATAGAACATTTCCAAAGTGTGCCTAACTTGATCAGATTCAGGACACAAATGTTTTAGTTCAAGATCAGATTCAAAATAAGAATGGACAGGTTTCAAAACATAATCACCACAAAATTCGGTTTCAGCTCTATGTGAATTCTGTTCCAGCAATGTGCTAACCATAAAATCGTCCAAAGCATATGAGGATGTAAACAAAATTCCAGTTATCAGTTCATGTCCATAAGAACTGAGACTAAAGGTATTTTCTTTAAAGACAAATGATTCAAACGATTTTCTAGAGCAAAAAACTAGTTGTTGCAAATCAAGCTCAAACGACTTTTCAAGATGATCAAGACCAGAACGTTTTATGTCATTGGAACTGACTTTATCAAACAGATCAGGCAGAGAACTGTTGATACAAATTTCCTTACAGTGCTCTTTGGACAAACGCGTACGAGTTGTGTCAGGATCAAAACAAAGATGATTCTCCATGTTGATGGACGTTATGATTGGTGCTTCCTCTTCCAAGTTCGTCCAAAGTGATCAtcttcctcatcaaagatgTGATATAGATCAACGTCCATGGGTCTCCTGGTGCCAAGAAGAGGTCCTTGATGTGGGTAGTCGATTGgctttttcttcaaaatcatGTGAAAATAgaacaagactactcggatgCTCCAATTGCATAAAGGTTAGTTCTGCAATAGTCTGTTCTTTATCAAACATGAAATCAGGTTCTGGAAAAGGAAGATCACAATTATCCTCACAAGACATCAAACTTTCAATCAGCTCTTCATCATACTCATCAGATTTACCATTGGGTTTTTCATTAATGAATAAGGATGGTTTAGCTACAGGTGCACGTGTGGTTGTGTTATTCTTTTGGATCTTactgacgtccttgagggctttCACAAAACTCCAGAACTTCAAACTGACTGAAAAGCCTTTTTTGATCAACTTCAAACATCTTAACCTGAAAATTCTCAACATAAAAGGTTAAGAGATAAAAAtaatcctcacactctcaagtttTTAATCTCTCCCACACAAGTGTTTATCTCGGAAGTTTAGTGGTCACACAAGAGTCTCATCTCAAAGTTCTAAGATAACAAATCAAGTAACCCAATGGCTTCTTCAAGCAAACAAGAGATGAACACAAGATAGGAAGAATAGAGAATTGGTTTTGAAATCCGTATTAACCACTccaaggctggatttctcctcagctaTCAAGATTTCTCTTCAACCACCTAgccaaataaattaaacttttgtttctttctcttttttttgatagagatccttttttttctttttttttattgaagaaTGGCGATAGCTAAGGttgagtggctctgataccacttgatacgCCCTAAAATTAGGGAATGATCACTCAATCGGACTTAAGGGATATGAACTCGCCAAAAtggagaactgatggattgaACGGTGACACAAGAGGGGCGGAATGTATCTTGATACTACCAAACTTCAGTTTTTGATTGATATGATGCAcaagtccaacaaaagaagggtTTCTATatgttgcttgatatgacgTACAACTCCAATGAAATAGAGAAGTTTACTTGGAGCTAACCATACCAAGAAACAATAAGTGTTCTACAAAGAACAAAGGAGATAAACTCAATAAAAGAGGAAAAATGTTGCTTTATTTCGTGGCTCATAGGCCCatttataggattacaagttgtagaaatccaaaaaagaatgtgctaaaaacaaggcactgaaaatagaaacaaagactgaaagatattaaatgagTCAAAGGCGCGGAATATGATGAAGACCAGTCAAGATAACCCTAAGGTTATTGTCCAGGTTCATTTTGGTCGTGCTGGTCTATGGTGGGAAGGATAAGGACACACACGGGATGATCCACACACCCGCCGGACGTTCCACACGAACGGACTGAACTTTCGGATGATCCGCTTGACCAAGATGTGTACTGTCGTGAGATAAGTCTTGGGACAGCTAAGTTTCCATGCCTTAGTGAAATATGAAAGAGAAAAGTCCATCATAGGATCAGTCACTGAAGCAAGGACGTCAGTACAGCCTTCAGGACAGGCGGGGCGCACCAAAAGGGCCATAAGGGAGAATCTGCAGCCATCTTTGGATTATTCGCGTCCCAAGTGGATTCTTGCTCGACTGTCAGTAGTATCTTGACGAGGAGGTCAGGAAAGGAGTGATGTGGGTCCATCAATTCCATCTCTTGTTCGTGGTTCCAGACTGAGCTCCTTTCCGGACGTGGGTCGATACGGTGGACAGCATGTGCGGTACGGTCGGGGTGATCGGATGGGACGGTACGGACGGTGTGATCAGCACAATCCGATGGGAAAACATGGTCGGTATGAATGGAATAATCAGATGGGATGACGCGAGCAGTATGTTCAGCACGATATGATGGTAAAACCTCGGTTCGGTCGAGCTGGTTGACAAGATCGCCACCTTAGGCCGTGTCCATGACCCGAGCCGGTCGATGCTCGATCTTGGGTGTATCACACTGTGCCTACCGGAGAAGGAACCTTGGTTTCTAGTCTTCTTTCCCACTACCCTTTACCCTTTACCCTCTCTGCTCAGATCTTGATAGATCTATTGTTGTTGTTTGATTTTAGTTGTTGTCGTATTGTAACTTAGCCGGCCGGTGTTTTTTTGTACTGTTCCGACGTCTATTTTGGGAAGATAATTTAtacaattatattattaaaaaaaggtTCAAAACATAAAAAGGAAGGGGTTAGTGCCAACAATGGAATGGGTGATGAAGAACATAagaataagtcaatatttgaaTTATTCCATCTTGAATAACATCACAATTACATGAAATTCGGCTTCTATATAGTCTGTTCGTtcatgtaaaatataattttctgcAATGAGTATTGCTTCCTAACTATCACAACAAAGATGAATAGTTCAAATTGGGAAAAACAAGATCATAAGGAAATGGTCTTAACCACGTAATTTCAGAAAGTGCAGCATGACCTATAGTCGGCTTCAACCAATTGGGGCTGTTTTATAGCCCAAGCTCTTCTCAATCAAACccaatatttttgatttaaatcgggttttggtttgatttttatGCGATTAATCGGGTTTTTAGCTGAGTAATTGATCTATAATTAATTGAACCGATTTGGCCAAAATTTCTGCAATAATCTCCGTTGAATGCCCAGTCGGTTAGATACCCACGTTTTAGAACATGAGAAGTAACAAActtgtaatattaaaaaaaaaataaaagagacgTCAAAATGTCTAATGTTTAGTGGTATTGATTTTTAAACGTGTTGATGCAAACTGGTTTTGGTTAAAATCactaaaaataattacattaaatataaaaataaatccgGTTTACTATTCATAGAATAGATAAATTGATCCAAAATAAATTCTTGCACAgtagattatttttttaaaaagtctaccgtaataaatttatatattataatatagtaGACTATATCAAAAAAACGCTACCGTAGTAAATGGTTTAACATGGCTCTTCCTTTTATGCATACCTTAGCTGAACTTTTGGATGGTGGTATTGGTTAGTTATGCCAGCCTTCTTTTGACTAGACAAGAGTGTGTTTAGAtttatttcttgtttttctaCTTTTCATTATCCTATGTAATTTtgtcaaaaatttaaaagtttggtaataatattttatatttttaccaaaaaaaataatatagtagACTTCAAAGTTATCAATGCTAAAAACtgtttattttctattttttcctttCAGTTCTTACAACTTTCACTTGAATTGAcctcttaaatttttttgaaaatactatttattttttgtatgtcTATACAAACCCGATCctaaatctatttataattcTGTTGGTTGTATTTTTTGTACTACaacaattttgaatatatttttcttattttcttcaaattttttttgtttatcatcctcgtaaataatttttttgaaatgcCATAGTCTAAAGTTTGAACCAAGTAGCAAATGGGGAAAAGATTACTGAACGAATTCTCCCGCTCCCAAATGTATATTCAGTTCAAATGCTTTGTCCCAATTTTGTAAAGACGAATGTTTTTGACCAAAAGAAACTAGTGATGGAAAACCAAAGAaggaaaatgacaaaaaaacaGTAAGAATTCGCAAAACCAAAGATAGCAAAAGATATCTTGGAGAATCAATCCTAGCAAATCCATCTTCATATCATGTGGATGATAGTACTGCCACATGCACATCTTCATTGGCAACGTTTGTACACGTGTCATGATTCCGGAGGTTTGCTCAGATCGCGAAGAACTCGCTTCTcttatcaacaaaaaaatcctcaaaaattctaattaataaaaagtaaaatccTTTTCTCTAATCTCTTCGTCTATTGTCTTCCTTcttcctctctttctctccttcCTTCCGGTGACGACAGCATGAACGCCGCCGTGTTTACTTCTTCTGCTTTATCTCTACCCATATCCTTCTGTAAGACTAGATCATCTCAACTCACCAGAAAGAAGGTAACTTTACTTGGCATCTGTTTTTGAGGTTTTGGGTTTTGTTGTGGCATAGAAAAGGTTTCATTTTTGAGTGATTGTTGTTCGTTATTTCAGGGAGTGAAAGGAGAGTTCAGGGTTTTTGCTGTGTTTGGGGAAGATAGTGGATTAGTTGAGAAGAAGAGTCAATGGGGGCATTTGTTTGATGTGGAGGATCCCAGATCGAAAACTCCTCCTTATAAAGGCAAGTTCATGGATGTAAACCAAGCTCTTGAAGTTGCTAGGTTCGATATCCAATATTTGGATTGGCGTGCTCGTCAAGATCTTCTTACCATCATGCTCCTTCACGACAAGGTTTGTTTCTCACCACAGTATCTATCATCTACGTTGTCGAAGCATGTTAGTTAACTTATTGTATCTCTCAGGTCGTTGATGTACTGAATCCTCTAGCTCGTGAGTACAAGTCTATTGGTACTGTGAAGAAAGAACTAGCTGGATTGCAGGAGGAACTAGCGAAAGCACACCAACAGGTTCTTattaatcctttttttttaattggtgcTCGCTGTCAAACTTGTTCTAACTCTTAGTCAAAATCTAAAACAGGTTCATATATCAGAAGCAAGGGTTTCAACTGCTTTAGAGAAGTTAGCTCACATGGAAGAATTGGTTAATGATAGGTTGTTACCAGATAGAGTTGCGACAGAATCAGACAGACCTTCGTATTCAACCTCTGTCCAGGACTTAGACAGGGAAAAGACAAACATTGGTGGGAAAAGCTTGAATGTTTCTGGTCCGGTTCAGCCGTATAGTCCACACTTGAAGAACTTTTGGTATCCCGTTGCTTTCACTGCAGATCTTAAGCATGACacgatggtatgtataaaaatgttctttcttgtcttttcctgttattacaaaaaaaaatatatatatatatagtaaaaatgaTATTGTGTCTTAAGGTACCAATTGACTGCTTTGAGCAACCATGGGTCATCTTTAGAGGAGAAGATGGGAAACCAGGATGTGTACGGAACACATGTGCACATAGAGCGTGTCCTCTTGATCTCGGCTCGGTGAACAATGGTCGTATCCAATGCCCTTACCACGGTTAGGAACTCATTCTCTgtgttttgttgatttttaAACCATTTTATTTAGAGCATCTTATCAAGTGTGATATTTTAGGATGGGAATACTCAACTGATGGAAAGTGTACGAAGATGCCATCTACAAAGCTACTGAATGTGAAGATAAAATCGATACCTTGTCTTGAACAAGACGGTATGGTCTGGGTTTGGCCCGGTGATGAGCCACCTTCACCTACACTTCCTTGTTTACAACCTCCATCAGGGTTTGTAATCCATGCCGAGGTATCTCTAATTAATCATTTCTCATATGATGAATCGTCAACATTTTCTTATTTGTTCTCTAACATAATCTCAGCTTGTAATGGACCTACCGGTGGAACACGGGTTGCTACTAGATAATCTCTTGGATCTTGCGCATGCTCCATTCACTCACACATCTACTTTTGCAAAAGGCTGGAGTGTCCCAAGGTTTGTTTTCTAAAACTCATTCCGCTGTTTCAGTATTGACATGATGAGTCTCTGTTTTTAAACcttttctctgttttcttgCAGCCTGGTAAAGTTCTTAACACCATCTTCAGGTCTTCAAGGATACTGGGATCCGTATCCAATCGATATGGAGTTTAAACCACCTTGTATCGTGTTATCGACAATAGGAATCTCAAAACCTGGGAAGCTAGAAGGAAAGAGCACTGAGCAGTGTGCAACACATCTTCATCAACTCCATGTTTGTTTACCTTCTTCAAGAAACAAGACAAGACTTCTATACCGAATGTCACTAGACTTTGCTCCAATATTGAAGAATCTTCCATTCATGGAACATCTCTGGAGACATTTCGCTGAGCAggtaaaaaaaggaagaaataaATGAATGAATATCGATCATCTTGATGATATATGATATAATCTGATGTTTTTTTATCTGTTTTTTGCAGGTCTTAAATGAAGATCTACGGTTGGTTTTGGGACAGCAAGAAAGGATGTTGAATGGTGCAAATATATGGAACTTACCTGTTGCTTATGACAAGCTTGGAGTTCGGTATAGACTATGGAGGAACGCTGTAGATCGTGGTGATGATAAATTACCTTTCTCAGGCTAATTCTTGTTGAAGAAGAAATCTAATGCTCGAGTTGACGTGGAAAGGAAACTTTTAGCAGCTGACATTCAACAGCGAGCGACCTTACAAGAAAGTGTTGGGGTGCGTTCTCTCTGCATGTCTGAGTAAACGATTATGGAGTTTGGTGGATTCATCTTTGGAGACGATGAAACAATAACAAATATCCATTGTAAATCAATAaggatatatatatttgttcacTTAAGTCGTAACTTGTTATTCATTTTTTGTCCTGTGTACAGTTGATTCACTATTGAGTAATTGAATATCAGACATCAGAAAACTGCAAAGAAATGTGGATACTCGATGAATCCAGCAAgacaaaatttaattaaattaagaaAGTTAGGAAAACTCTAACTTTCTAAAAATCTCAGATAAATGCTAAACCACACACCAATCAATCAATCAGAgacataaaataaacaaacgaaataaattataatcaaaaaataaagcaaaaaatgtgttattccgaatttgcataTGAACATTACAACGAGGTAAGAGCCTTGGCTGTAGGAGCTGCCGGCGAGTTCCCTAGTTTTAACAACCTAAAACTGcaaaaacctagttgagtcgcaactcgataacaaaaacggaaagttgttTATTGCTCTAAATGCTAAGTTTTTCTGTGTAAAAATTCTCTCTTGTGCCTCTCGTCTCTGCACTCCTTATATACTCATCCCAAGGTCGGTTTGTGTCTTCCTTTTCTGCCGCTAGGTCGAGTTTATCATCTTGcgaaaatattcaatttttcttcgattttcgtaattatcctcaaaacttgacatttatcacCTGAAATTAACACTTATCTTCTTCTGCGAACATGAAAGAAACCGTCATAGTGATCTTGGGCCTATTCTCTTCTGAAACTGCAAGTGAGCTTTTAGCCGTGTTTTAGACCTCTTTGGACCTTCTTTCGGCTTTAAGCATTTTATGATTTCTTTGAAACAATGCCTTCGATACGACACCGGTTTCGTAGAAAGGTTTAATCCAATCGTATAATCGAGGCATCTGGTGTTTTAAGTCAACCGTCGCTGTTTCATACTATCGATTCAAACTTAtacgagaaaacaagtcttcGCGGTTTTAGCTGTAAAGTTTCAACGGTAACTCCAATCGAGACGAAACAAGGGACATTGCGGTCATAGTTCATAGGAAGGAGCTACGGGAGTGAAACGAGAGTGCATGGTGTTTGATAAATCGTAGTATGTGCTCTCCAGtcgaaaacaaattttataaaaaccggtCACCAGATGGCGACCTGGTCTTGCAACAGGAAGGGGTCGCCAGCTGGCGACCCCGTCTGTTGGAGAGAAATTTCATATCCCTCCACAAGGTCCATCTAATAACCGGACTTGGCCTATATCTGCCATTAAGCCCGACCGAAGTTGGTCAAGCCGACTTAGAATTCGACTGAAGACGTCGATCGATCGACTCAGCAAAGAAACCATGGGCTCGTTCGATCGGCTTCGGCTCGAAGGGATTTTTATCTGGCTTAGAGGCCCATTAAACGTGGTCTCGGGCTTGGGCTTTTAGGGCGAATGAACTTTAGTCCAAATTGAGAGCATATCGTGGCTATAAAAGGAGAAGTCAAAGGAACAAAGAAGGGATCCAAAAACAGAGACTAAAAATGATGGTAAGATTTAGGGTTGGACGACCAATCCAGCCTCTTTGTACTCTTGTCGGCGCTTTCAACAAAGCCCCGAccttctttcttttccttaattTCCTTGTAATCATGTTTGTTATCACATACTGATCAATAAAACGTCTCCGAAGAACCCACAATCGAGTTTAGTTTCCTATTAGTCGACCTAACCAAACTCGGATTCAACAGTTGGCGCCCACCGTGGGACCTTACAAAGTAACGTTCACGAAGTCAGTATGAATCCCGACGACAccccgactgtaacacccccgaaccgtttTAGACATCGGTCAGTCAGCCggacaacaatcaaacaagaacatgcccAAACGACCTTCCTCTGCCAAGTCCGAAAGTGTTACGACGGGTTGAGAATAGACTTTCCAAGTCACAAACATAATTCTGTAATCCAGAATATCCATTCAAAACTCGTTTCCTCTAATCTTTGGCCTAaagctttgcaacccgtaccaaATCATAGAGTTGTGTTAGGTTGGACTAACCTAATATCAGATTCAACACGTCACGAATATAAACATACATTattccatatatataaaacatgaaGTTCACAAGCCCAAAATATTATTCATATGGTCCATGGACACAGTCGAAAgtataacatatatttatatatcttgaaAACGAGTCTTTAGCAAAAGATGTCAAATCTACACCAGCTCCTATAGTTCTGCGAGAGCTATGGTCCTTTCTACTGGTCACCTGCAAAAGGATGTGAGGAGTGAGTGAACTAGTTTCACTCAGTGAGCCAGAGTTTCCTATCTAGCATATACAACTACCCGTCATTCTAAACCTAACCCCAAACACAAGCAAGACGGGTAGTTCAACAAGCAACATTCAAGATCATATAGCAAGACCGATTTAAGCAATAAACCATTAAACCATATTAAATCAAAACACTCTTTATGGTGTCGCAtcaatcaaacatatatatactctTAGGGCCCAACAAAATCATTCTTCCTCCACATAAGGGACACCGACAATTCCTTCACTATTACACCACACAGGCGTAGACGCTTGGGAATCGACCGGTCACGGTCCTCAATCGGAACTGCCGTGCCCCGGTCCTCTATCGGACTCGCCGGGGGCTGTCACATCCACGTGTGACACTCGGCCTTGGTGATCAAGCCAAGTTCAACCGAGCCCACCACTTTCCGGACCACGACCGGCTTAGTGGTACCATTTGAAGAAGCAATGACCTACAAACTACAACTAGAACCACCACGAGGTTCTCACACAACAGTACCAACACGAGGTACACACTATAACAACATATAATAatcacacaatcacaataatctGGTTGCTTAGACTAGTCTTGCTATCCACTTAGCCCAGACATCGTCTCAAGCCACGGATCCACAAACTGACACCTAGACCGGTCCGGCTATCCTAGTTCGGAAACCGTCTTCGATGTcaggaacctgcattaaaaacTCGTTAACAAACAATTAACTGTGATTCACAGTGATTAAGCGATGTGGCTCGACTCTTTTGATTCCGGATGTTGACCAAACCCTTTTATCCCCTCCAAATCTTCGTCTTGGTACCGTGATGTTAAATCCCAAAACTCAACCTCAATGTCTTGAATGAACTGGTCTGGACTGATCAGAACTCGGAAAGAACATTCTTTCACTTCTGGACGTCCTTCGAAACTTTCCGGCAGTTTATCGGTTTTCGGAAATGTCTATACTTCTAAAGCACCTCGcttcttttttctctctctctctagccacGTTTTCCTTTGTACTTGGTGTGTCTGAATGAGTAAAAGTGAACCAGGGTAGCTGGATACATATAGAAGTTGTCGGCCAATAAGAATGAGCCACCCGATCGCCTATGTGTCGTCCTACATGCGTCCGGTCGCATGCATGGCGACACATGGGAGTCCACATGACCTGCTGCATGCTCTCTAGCCATGCCAGAAGATACCTCCACGTCCACTTGCCCTTCAGCATGTCTGGTGTTCATGCATCGCGACACACGGGCCTCTGCATGTCGTTTCGCATGCGCAGATCGCAGGTAGTGtgacacctcgtgcttctgtGTGTCGATCTGTATGGAAATGCTTCA includes the following:
- the LOC103847721 gene encoding chlorophyllide a oxygenase, chloroplastic isoform X1; translated protein: MNAAVFTSSALSLPISFCKTRSSQLTRKKGVKGEFRVFAVFGEDSGLVEKKSQWGHLFDVEDPRSKTPPYKGKFMDVNQALEVARFDIQYLDWRARQDLLTIMLLHDKVVDVLNPLAREYKSIGTVKKELAGLQEELAKAHQQVHISEARVSTALEKLAHMEELVNDRLLPDRVATESDRPSYSTSVQDLDREKTNIGGKSLNVSGPVQPYSPHLKNFWYPVAFTADLKHDTMVPIDCFEQPWVIFRGEDGKPGCVRNTCAHRACPLDLGSVNNGRIQCPYHGWEYSTDGKCTKMPSTKLLNVKIKSIPCLEQDGMVWVWPGDEPPSPTLPCLQPPSGFVIHAELVMDLPVEHGLLLDNLLDLAHAPFTHTSTFAKGWSVPSLVKFLTPSSGLQGYWDPYPIDMEFKPPCIVLSTIGISKPGKLEGKSTEQCATHLHQLHVCLPSSRNKTRLLYRMSLDFAPILKNLPFMEHLWRHFAEQVLNEDLRLVLGQQERMLNGANIWNLPVAYDKLGVRYRLWRNAVDRGDDKLPFSG
- the LOC103847721 gene encoding chlorophyllide a oxygenase, chloroplastic isoform X2, whose protein sequence is MNAAVFTSSALSLPISFCKTRSSQLTRKKGEFRVFAVFGEDSGLVEKKSQWGHLFDVEDPRSKTPPYKGKFMDVNQALEVARFDIQYLDWRARQDLLTIMLLHDKVVDVLNPLAREYKSIGTVKKELAGLQEELAKAHQQVHISEARVSTALEKLAHMEELVNDRLLPDRVATESDRPSYSTSVQDLDREKTNIGGKSLNVSGPVQPYSPHLKNFWYPVAFTADLKHDTMVPIDCFEQPWVIFRGEDGKPGCVRNTCAHRACPLDLGSVNNGRIQCPYHGWEYSTDGKCTKMPSTKLLNVKIKSIPCLEQDGMVWVWPGDEPPSPTLPCLQPPSGFVIHAELVMDLPVEHGLLLDNLLDLAHAPFTHTSTFAKGWSVPSLVKFLTPSSGLQGYWDPYPIDMEFKPPCIVLSTIGISKPGKLEGKSTEQCATHLHQLHVCLPSSRNKTRLLYRMSLDFAPILKNLPFMEHLWRHFAEQVLNEDLRLVLGQQERMLNGANIWNLPVAYDKLGVRYRLWRNAVDRGDDKLPFSG